Proteins from a genomic interval of Bombyx mori chromosome 8, ASM3026992v2:
- the LOC101738695 gene encoding rRNA N6-adenosine-methyltransferase ZCCHC4 isoform X2: MAKKRKIMSKLGDTPKSAPVEVVIEDVTNHPLCMHGPTLLFSSEKGRYFACSSCRNKKDCTVHISEEDWLKENVKKRNEKYYSLIPTINKNQAWNNFAEVRSRPVSDRAYCNTCQELYIVSKTKKHGKDHRVITPLMDEQLKQPSSWLPLLENDAVEAQYLFTKKSAGTVLGILKNNSIRNILCIGTPTVHEAAQAHPDFNSILLDYDKRYHVFHPPDKYIWYNMFNNYMFNANDDEKLLKKFFKKSRDGGICVVVDPPFGGRVEPLAKTLRELTDMYNKICEKDDTLLPVLWAFPYFSEPYITNMLPEIIMHDYQVEYENHKKFQTKTKTGRKYGSPVRFYTNLPLITIDLSNDKNYKFCDKCKYWVSVTNNHCNKCKECTSKNGMTYRHCNICKRCVKPTFFHCQQCERCCQEKEHVCGVEVTSQSCYNCNEKGHKKTQCPQLQEKVKKRRKQA; the protein is encoded by the exons ATGGCGAAAAAGCGAAAGATTATGTCAAAATTGGGCGACACACCTAAGTCAGCACCGGTCGAAGTAGTCATAGAAGACGTAACAAATCACCCACTGTGCATGCACGGGCCAACACTATTATTTTCTAGCGAAAAAGGTCGATATTTCGCATGTTCGTCGTGCAGGAACAAAAAAGACTGCACAGTACACATCAGCGAAGAAGACTGGTTGAAGGAGAACGTCAAGAAACGAAATGAAAAGTACTATAGCCTAATTCCAACgatcaataaaaatcaagcgTGGAATAACTTTGCGGAG GTTAGATCAAGGCCAGTATCTGACCGGGCCTACTGTAACACATGCCAAGAACTGTACATAgtgtcaaaaacaaaaaaacatggtAAAGACCACAGAGTCATCACTCCACTTATGGATGAGCAGCTCAAACAACCTTCATCATGGTTGCCATTATTGGAGAATGATGCAGTTGAAGCACAGTACTTGTTCACAAAGAAATCTGCCGGCACTGTGCTGGGTATACTCAAAAACAATAGCATAAG AAATATCTTATGCATTGGAACTCCAACTGTTCATGAGGCAGCACAAGCCCACCCAGACTTTAACTCTATACTCCTGGACTACGACAAGAGATACCATGTGTTCCACCCCCCTGATAAATACATATGGTACAACATGTTCAATAATTACATGTTCAATGCTAATGATGatgaaaaattactaaaaaagttCTTTAAGAAGTCAAG agatGGTGGTATTTGTGTTGTAGTGGACCCTCCTTTTGGAGGCCGTGTGGAACCACTGGCAAAGACACTAAGGGAGCTCACAGAtatgtacaataaaatatgtgAGAAAGACGATACCTTGCTACCTGTTTTATGGGCGTTTCCATACTTCTCTGAGCCCTACATTACAAATATGTTACCGGAAATTATAATGCATGATTATCAG GTTGAATATGAGAATCATAAGAAATTTCAAACTAAAACGAAAACTGGACGCAAATACGGATCACCAGTTCGTTTCTATACTAACCTACCTCTTATCACTATAGATTTATCGAATGATAAAAACTACAAGTTCTGTGACAAATGTAAATACTGGGTTTCAGTGACAAATAACCACTGTAATAAGTGCAAAGAGTGCACGAGTAAGAATGGAATGACATATAGACATTGCAATATTTGCAAACGGTGCGTGAAGCCTACGTTCTTCCATTGTCAGCAGTGTGAACGATGTTGCCAGGAAAAGGAACATGTTTGTGGTGTTGAAGTGACAAGTCAG TCTTGCTACAATTGCAATGAAAAGGGTCACAAGAAAACCCAGTGCCCACAGCTACAGGAAAAAGTAAAGAAGAGACGAAAGCAAGCatga
- the LOC101738695 gene encoding rRNA N6-adenosine-methyltransferase ZCCHC4 isoform X1, with protein MAKKRKIMSKLGDTPKSAPVEVVIEDVTNHPLCMHGPTLLFSSEKGRYFACSSCRNKKDCTVHISEEDWLKENVKKRNEKYYSLIPTINKNQAWNNFAEVRSRPVSDRAYCNTCQELYIVSKTKKHGKDHRVITPLMDEQLKQPSSWLPLLENDAVEAQYLFTKKSAGTVLGILKNNSIRNILCIGTPTVHEAAQAHPDFNSILLDYDKRYHVFHPPDKYIWYNMFNNYMFNANDDEKLLKKFFKKSRDGGICVVVDPPFGGRVEPLAKTLRELTDMYNKICEKDDTLLPVLWAFPYFSEPYITNMLPEIIMHDYQVEYENHKKFQTKTKTGRKYGSPVRFYTNLPLITIDLSNDKNYKFCDKCKYWVSVTNNHCNKCKECTSKNGMTYRHCNICKRCVKPTFFHCQQCERCCQEKEHVCGVEVTSQVNINLCISFLYIMNVFTYTKYIYGLQKTLCCGC; from the exons ATGGCGAAAAAGCGAAAGATTATGTCAAAATTGGGCGACACACCTAAGTCAGCACCGGTCGAAGTAGTCATAGAAGACGTAACAAATCACCCACTGTGCATGCACGGGCCAACACTATTATTTTCTAGCGAAAAAGGTCGATATTTCGCATGTTCGTCGTGCAGGAACAAAAAAGACTGCACAGTACACATCAGCGAAGAAGACTGGTTGAAGGAGAACGTCAAGAAACGAAATGAAAAGTACTATAGCCTAATTCCAACgatcaataaaaatcaagcgTGGAATAACTTTGCGGAG GTTAGATCAAGGCCAGTATCTGACCGGGCCTACTGTAACACATGCCAAGAACTGTACATAgtgtcaaaaacaaaaaaacatggtAAAGACCACAGAGTCATCACTCCACTTATGGATGAGCAGCTCAAACAACCTTCATCATGGTTGCCATTATTGGAGAATGATGCAGTTGAAGCACAGTACTTGTTCACAAAGAAATCTGCCGGCACTGTGCTGGGTATACTCAAAAACAATAGCATAAG AAATATCTTATGCATTGGAACTCCAACTGTTCATGAGGCAGCACAAGCCCACCCAGACTTTAACTCTATACTCCTGGACTACGACAAGAGATACCATGTGTTCCACCCCCCTGATAAATACATATGGTACAACATGTTCAATAATTACATGTTCAATGCTAATGATGatgaaaaattactaaaaaagttCTTTAAGAAGTCAAG agatGGTGGTATTTGTGTTGTAGTGGACCCTCCTTTTGGAGGCCGTGTGGAACCACTGGCAAAGACACTAAGGGAGCTCACAGAtatgtacaataaaatatgtgAGAAAGACGATACCTTGCTACCTGTTTTATGGGCGTTTCCATACTTCTCTGAGCCCTACATTACAAATATGTTACCGGAAATTATAATGCATGATTATCAG GTTGAATATGAGAATCATAAGAAATTTCAAACTAAAACGAAAACTGGACGCAAATACGGATCACCAGTTCGTTTCTATACTAACCTACCTCTTATCACTATAGATTTATCGAATGATAAAAACTACAAGTTCTGTGACAAATGTAAATACTGGGTTTCAGTGACAAATAACCACTGTAATAAGTGCAAAGAGTGCACGAGTAAGAATGGAATGACATATAGACATTGCAATATTTGCAAACGGTGCGTGAAGCCTACGTTCTTCCATTGTCAGCAGTGTGAACGATGTTGCCAGGAAAAGGAACATGTTTGTGGTGTTGAAGTGACAAGTCAGGTAAATATAAACCTATGTATatcgtttttatatattatgaatGTATTTACTTACACCAAATACATTTATGGACTACAGAAAACCCTGTGCTGTGGTTGTTAG
- the LOC101738470 gene encoding protein lin-37 homolog isoform X1, giving the protein MRKRRRIFTPIKNKGKSITQFPQISNKVKEVTTARGRLQGALMEILEPALDSDDSTELTPGKRRQSDQDETYVSEEEDIHSQKQSQRQSYVLKLFDRSVDLSQFDEDSPLYPICRAWIANQPKADYSKFGYDQPEDNEDIMTIDLPGPEGPPVSRIPELLPEQKAANKDNIDLEYTPSPSREQLLSSLQARWSAVREAWLQQSARAEARYEATQKILNKINVNST; this is encoded by the exons ATGCGTAAACGAAGAAGGATTTTCACTCCAATCAAAAACAAAGGAAAGAGTATAACGCAATTCCCTCAAATTTCTAATAAAG TAAAAGAGGTGACAACTGCTCGAGGGAGGCTGCAGGGAGCGTTAATGGAAATATTGGAACCGGCATTGGATTCTGATGACTCTACTGAACTTACACCAGGGAAAAGAAG ACAATCAGATCAAGATGAAACCTATGTATCGGAAGAAGAAGATATTCACTCACAAAAACAATCCCAGCGGCAGTCATATGTTCTCAAACTGTTCGATAGGAGTGTTGACTTGTCACAGTTTGATGAGGATTCCCCTCTCTATCCGATCTGCAGAGCCTGGATTGCAAACCAACCTAAAGCTGATTACAGCAAATTTgg ttatgatCAACCTGAAGACAACGAGGATATTATGACAATAGACTTGCCAGGGCCAGAGGGACCTCCAGTCTCTAGGATACCAGAGTTGTTGCCGGAACAAAAGGCAGCCAACAAGGACAATATTGATCTTGAATAt ACACCATCACCAAGCCGGGAGCAGCTGTTATCTTCACTGCAAGCCCGCTGGTCGGCAGTGAGGGAAGCCTGGTTACAACAATCCGCACGAGCAGAAGCAAGATATGAAGCCACGCAAAAAATTCTCAACAAGATCAACGTTAA ttcaacTTAG
- the LOC101738470 gene encoding protein lin-37 homolog isoform X2 encodes MEILEPALDSDDSTELTPGKRRQSDQDETYVSEEEDIHSQKQSQRQSYVLKLFDRSVDLSQFDEDSPLYPICRAWIANQPKADYSKFGYDQPEDNEDIMTIDLPGPEGPPVSRIPELLPEQKAANKDNIDLEYTPSPSREQLLSSLQARWSAVREAWLQQSARAEARYEATQKILNKINVNST; translated from the exons ATGGAAATATTGGAACCGGCATTGGATTCTGATGACTCTACTGAACTTACACCAGGGAAAAGAAG ACAATCAGATCAAGATGAAACCTATGTATCGGAAGAAGAAGATATTCACTCACAAAAACAATCCCAGCGGCAGTCATATGTTCTCAAACTGTTCGATAGGAGTGTTGACTTGTCACAGTTTGATGAGGATTCCCCTCTCTATCCGATCTGCAGAGCCTGGATTGCAAACCAACCTAAAGCTGATTACAGCAAATTTgg ttatgatCAACCTGAAGACAACGAGGATATTATGACAATAGACTTGCCAGGGCCAGAGGGACCTCCAGTCTCTAGGATACCAGAGTTGTTGCCGGAACAAAAGGCAGCCAACAAGGACAATATTGATCTTGAATAt ACACCATCACCAAGCCGGGAGCAGCTGTTATCTTCACTGCAAGCCCGCTGGTCGGCAGTGAGGGAAGCCTGGTTACAACAATCCGCACGAGCAGAAGCAAGATATGAAGCCACGCAAAAAATTCTCAACAAGATCAACGTTAA ttcaacTTAG
- the wibg gene encoding partner of Y14 and mago isoform X1 encodes MSTPTAYEHDADGSKFIPATQRPDGTWRKPRRIKEGYVPQEEVPLYESKGKQFRARQNDGLPVGLTPEIVAQAQKKKGQRSTIQPIPGMIITVEKKKKKKKTGVEEAAEKLAKCEIQEPTVPSQSVPTESISQSDPTKRLKNLRKKLREIEFLEEKIKAGLLKSPDKDQKEKMSKKNEILNEIDILENSIL; translated from the exons ATGTCAACACCAACGGCTTATGAGCACGACGCTGATG GGAGTAAATTCATTCCTGCAACTCAAAGACCTGATGGAACCTGGCGCAAGCCGAGAAGAATAAAAGAAGGTTATGTACCTCAAGAAGAGGTACCGTTGTATGAAAGCAAAGGAAAACAGTTCAGGGCCAGGCAAAATGATGGACTTCCGGTTGGACTTACACCTGAGATTGTAGCTCAAGCACAAAAGAAGAAAGGTCAACGAAGCACTATCCAACCTATACCTGGAATGATTATAACTGttgaaaagaagaaaaagaaaaagaagacag GTGTTGAAGAAGCTGCAGAAAAACTTGCCAAATGTGAAATACAAGAACCAACCGTACCTAGTCAGTCAGTACCGACTGAAAGTATATCTCAGTCTGATCCGACAAAACGCCTCAAGAATCTCAGAAAAAAGCTTAGAGAAATAGAGTTTCTAGaggaaaaaataaaagcagGGCTTCTTAAGAGCCCTGATAAAGATCAAAAAGAGAAAATGTCAAAAaagaatgaaattttaaatgaaattgacATTTTAGAGAATAGTATTCTATGA
- the wibg gene encoding partner of Y14 and mago (The RefSeq protein has 2 substitutions compared to this genomic sequence), translating to MSTPTAYEHDADGSKFIPATQRPDGTWRKPRRIKEGYVPQEEVPLYESKGKQFRARQNDGLPVGLTPEIVAQAQKKKGQRSTIQPIPGMIITVEKKKKKKKTVTGVEEAAEKLAKCEIQEPTLPSQSVPTESISQSDPTKRLKNLRKKLREIEFLEEKIKAGLLKSPDKDQKEKMSKKNEILNEIDILKNSIL from the exons ATGTCAACACCAACGGCTTATGAGCACGACGCTGATG GGAGTAAATTCATTCCTGCAACTCAAAGACCTGATGGAACCTGGCGCAAGCCGAGAAGAATAAAAGAAGGTTATGTACCTCAAGAAGAGGTACCGTTGTATGAAAGCAAAGGAAAACAGTTCAGGGCCAGGCAAAATGATGGACTTCCGGTTGGACTTACACCTGAGATTGTAGCTCAAGCACAAAAGAAGAAAGGTCAACGAAGCACTATCCAACCTATACCTGGAATGATTATAACTGttgaaaagaagaaaaagaaaaagaagacag TTACAGGTGTTGAAGAAGCTGCAGAAAAACTTGCCAAATGTGAAATACAAGAACCAACCGTACCTAGTCAGTCAGTACCGACTGAAAGTATATCTCAGTCTGATCCGACAAAACGCCTCAAGAATCTCAGAAAAAAGCTTAGAGAAATAGAGTTTCTAGaggaaaaaataaaagcagGGCTTCTTAAGAGCCCTGATAAAGATCAAAAAGAGAAAATGTCAAAAaagaatgaaattttaaatgaaattgacATTTTAGAGAATAGTATTCTATGA